One window of Fusobacterium polymorphum genomic DNA carries:
- a CDS encoding NAD+ synthase: MNKLDLNLKEVHSELVEFLRESFKKVGFSKAVLGLSGGIDSALVAYLLRDALGKENVLAIMMPYKSSNPDSLNHAKLVVEDLGINSKTIEITDMIDAYFKNEKEATSLRMGNKMARERMSILFDYSSKENALVVGTSNKTEIYLGYSTQFGDSACALNPIGDLYKTNIWDLSRYLKIPNELIEKKPSADLWEGQTDEQEMGLTYKEADQVLYRMLEENKKVEEVLAEGFNKDLVDNIVRRMNRSEYKRRMPLIAKIKR, translated from the coding sequence ATGAATAAATTAGATTTAAATTTAAAAGAAGTTCATAGTGAATTAGTTGAATTCTTAAGAGAAAGTTTTAAAAAAGTAGGTTTTTCAAAAGCAGTATTAGGTTTATCAGGTGGTATAGACTCAGCACTTGTAGCTTATTTATTAAGAGATGCCTTAGGAAAAGAAAATGTACTTGCTATTATGATGCCATATAAATCATCAAATCCAGATAGTTTAAATCATGCAAAATTAGTTGTAGAAGATTTAGGAATAAACTCTAAGACTATTGAAATAACTGATATGATAGATGCCTATTTTAAAAATGAAAAAGAAGCTACATCTTTAAGAATGGGAAATAAGATGGCAAGAGAAAGAATGTCAATATTATTTGATTATTCATCAAAAGAAAATGCTCTTGTTGTTGGAACATCTAATAAGACAGAAATTTATTTAGGATATAGTACACAATTTGGAGATTCAGCTTGTGCATTAAATCCAATAGGTGATTTATATAAAACAAATATTTGGGATTTATCAAGATATTTAAAAATTCCAAATGAATTAATTGAAAAGAAACCTAGTGCTGATTTATGGGAAGGACAAACTGATGAACAAGAAATGGGTTTGACTTATAAAGAAGCAGATCAAGTTCTATATAGAATGTTGGAAGAAAATAAGAAAGTAGAAGAAGTTTTAGCAGAAGGTTTTAATAAAGATTTAGTTGATAATATTGTAAGAAGAATGAATAGAAGTGAATATAAAAGAAGAATGCCACTTATAGCTAAAATAAAAAGGTAG
- the dinB gene encoding DNA polymerase IV: MERIIMHYDMDAFYASIEINRNPKLKSKALVVGENIVTTASYEARKYGIHSAMKVSDAKLLCPKLIVLPVDKTEYIRISNEIHNLILKITNKVEFVATDEGYIDLTDVIKAENKKAFAIKFKQRIKELTNLTCSVGIGFNKLSAKIASDINKPFGFFIFKNEEEFIKHISDKKIKIIPGVGKKFFEILKNDNIFYVKDVFKYSLDYLVKKYGKSRGENLYCSVRGIDFDEVEYQKEIHSIGNEETFLIPLQNNSEIIREFNSLFEYTFERLIKNNVFTQSVTIKMRYTSFKTYTKSKKLKFSTRSKDFIYNEMLELINSFEKEDEVRLLGVYFGDIRKNSLVQLEFNKNYK, encoded by the coding sequence ATGGAAAGAATAATAATGCACTATGATATGGATGCTTTCTATGCTTCTATTGAAATCAACAGAAATCCTAAGTTAAAAAGTAAAGCTCTTGTTGTTGGAGAAAATATTGTTACAACTGCTAGTTATGAAGCTAGAAAATATGGTATTCATTCAGCAATGAAAGTTTCTGATGCAAAACTACTTTGTCCTAAACTTATTGTACTTCCTGTTGATAAGACTGAATATATTAGAATTTCTAATGAAATACATAATTTAATTTTGAAGATTACAAATAAAGTGGAATTTGTTGCAACAGATGAGGGATACATTGATTTAACTGATGTTATAAAAGCAGAAAATAAAAAGGCTTTTGCAATAAAATTTAAACAAAGAATTAAAGAATTAACTAATTTAACTTGTTCTGTTGGAATTGGTTTCAATAAGTTATCTGCTAAGATTGCAAGTGATATAAATAAACCTTTTGGATTCTTTATATTTAAAAATGAAGAGGAATTTATTAAACATATATCAGATAAAAAGATTAAAATTATTCCTGGTGTTGGAAAAAAATTTTTTGAAATCTTAAAAAATGATAATATTTTTTATGTCAAAGATGTTTTTAAATATTCACTTGATTATCTTGTGAAAAAATATGGAAAATCTCGTGGAGAAAACTTATATTGTTCTGTTAGAGGGATAGATTTTGATGAAGTTGAATATCAGAAAGAGATTCATTCTATTGGAAATGAAGAAACCTTTTTAATTCCTTTACAAAATAATTCAGAAATAATAAGAGAGTTTAACTCATTATTTGAGTATACTTTTGAAAGGTTGATAAAAAATAATGTTTTTACTCAAAGTGTTACTATTAAAATGAGATATACCTCATTTAAAACTTATACTAAAAGTAAAAAATTAAAATTTTCTACAAGAAGTAAAGATTTTATCTATAATGAAATGCTAGAATTAATAAATTCTTTTGAAAAAGAAGATGAAGTTCGCCTTCTAGGAGTTTATTTTGGAGATATAAGGAAAAATAGTTTAGTTCAATTAGAATTTAATAAAAATTATAAATAA
- a CDS encoding heavy metal translocating P-type ATPase gives MKNDNLLACEIVHRLRGRIRIKSRAFKYIGNSLKAQIEKQLLQVRYIENVEISLITGTILIYFEDVSLSDQNLISLIQNTLNSHIFEICKNEKIEKSSKYVIERKLQEESPKEIMKKILTTAGLLGYNLFFKSKNTAALTGIRRFLNYNTLSTLALAMPVLKNGINSLVKNKRPNADTLSSSAIISSILLGKESAALTIMFLEEVSELLTVYTMEKTRGAIKDMLSVGENYVWKEISEDNVKRVPIEEIQKDDIIVVQTGEKISVDGKIIRGEALIDQSSITGEYMPIKKSIGEDVYAGTIVKNGNISIIAEKVGDDRTVSRIIKLVEDANSNKADIQNYADTFSAQLIPLNFILAGIVYASTRNITKAMSMLVIDYSCGIRLSTAVAFSAAINTAAKNGILVKGSNFIEELSKAETVIFDKTGTITEGKPKVQSIEVFDNSISENEMIGLAGAAEEQSSHPLAIAIMSEIKDRGIEIPKHNKIKTVVSRGVETKVGKGKEAKTIRVGSKKYMLENNIDLTLATEAERGIISRSEIGLYVSQDEKIIGLIGVSDPPRENIKKAINRLRNYGVDDIVLLTGDLRQQAETIASRMSIDRYESELLPEDKAKNILKFQSKGSNVIMIGDGVNDAPALSYANVGVALGSTRTDVAMEAADITITQDNPLLVPGVIGLSKNTVKTIKENFAMVIGLNTFALVLGATGILAPIYASVLHNSTTILVVLNSLKLLKYDIKTN, from the coding sequence ATGAAAAATGATAATTTACTCGCTTGTGAAATTGTTCACAGACTTAGAGGAAGAATTCGTATAAAAAGTAGGGCTTTTAAATATATTGGTAATTCTTTAAAAGCTCAAATTGAAAAACAATTATTACAAGTAAGGTATATTGAAAATGTTGAGATAAGTTTAATCACAGGAACTATTCTTATATATTTTGAAGATGTTTCTTTAAGTGATCAAAACTTAATAAGTCTTATACAAAATACACTTAATTCTCATATATTTGAGATATGTAAAAATGAAAAGATTGAAAAGTCATCTAAGTATGTTATTGAAAGAAAATTACAAGAAGAATCTCCAAAAGAGATTATGAAAAAAATTCTTACAACAGCAGGGCTTTTAGGGTATAATCTATTTTTTAAATCAAAAAATACAGCTGCACTTACAGGAATTAGAAGATTTTTAAATTATAACACACTATCAACACTAGCTCTTGCTATGCCTGTTTTAAAAAATGGTATAAATTCACTTGTCAAGAATAAAAGACCTAATGCTGATACTTTAAGTTCAAGTGCAATAATCAGTAGTATACTTCTTGGAAAAGAAAGTGCAGCATTGACTATAATGTTTTTGGAAGAAGTTTCTGAACTTTTAACAGTTTACACTATGGAAAAAACCCGTGGTGCAATTAAAGATATGTTAAGTGTTGGAGAAAATTATGTTTGGAAAGAAATTTCAGAAGATAATGTAAAAAGAGTTCCAATAGAAGAAATTCAAAAAGATGATATTATAGTTGTTCAGACTGGTGAAAAGATAAGTGTTGATGGAAAGATAATAAGAGGAGAAGCATTAATTGATCAATCTTCAATCACTGGTGAATATATGCCTATTAAAAAATCAATAGGAGAAGATGTCTATGCAGGTACTATTGTAAAAAATGGTAATATCAGTATAATTGCAGAAAAAGTTGGAGATGACAGAACTGTTTCAAGAATTATAAAGCTTGTTGAAGATGCAAACTCTAATAAGGCTGATATACAAAATTATGCTGATACTTTCTCTGCTCAACTTATACCATTAAACTTTATTTTAGCAGGTATAGTTTATGCAAGTACAAGAAATATTACAAAAGCTATGAGTATGTTAGTTATAGATTACTCTTGTGGTATCAGACTTTCAACAGCAGTTGCTTTCTCAGCTGCAATAAATACTGCTGCTAAAAATGGAATTTTAGTTAAGGGAAGTAACTTTATTGAGGAATTGTCTAAGGCAGAAACAGTAATTTTTGATAAAACGGGAACTATTACAGAGGGAAAACCAAAAGTACAAAGTATAGAAGTTTTTGATAATAGTATATCTGAGAATGAAATGATAGGACTTGCTGGAGCGGCTGAAGAGCAATCTTCTCATCCATTGGCAATTGCAATAATGTCAGAAATTAAAGATAGAGGAATAGAAATTCCTAAACATAATAAAATTAAAACTGTTGTAAGCCGTGGTGTTGAAACAAAGGTTGGTAAAGGAAAAGAAGCTAAGACTATAAGAGTTGGAAGTAAGAAATATATGCTTGAAAATAATATTGACTTGACATTAGCAACAGAAGCAGAAAGAGGTATTATTTCAAGAAGTGAAATTGGACTTTATGTATCACAAGATGAAAAAATTATAGGACTTATTGGAGTTTCTGATCCACCTAGAGAAAATATAAAAAAGGCTATAAATAGGCTTAGAAATTATGGTGTTGATGATATAGTTCTGTTGACAGGAGATTTAAGACAACAAGCAGAAACTATTGCTTCAAGAATGTCAATAGACAGATATGAATCTGAACTGTTACCAGAAGATAAGGCAAAAAATATTTTAAAATTTCAATCAAAAGGTTCTAATGTAATTATGATAGGTGATGGTGTAAATGATGCTCCTGCTCTATCTTATGCAAATGTTGGAGTTGCTTTAGGTAGTACAAGAACAGATGTTGCAATGGAGGCAGCAGATATAACTATTACACAAGATAATCCTCTTTTAGTACCAGGAGTTATTGGACTATCTAAAAATACAGTTAAAACTATAAAAGAAAATTTTGCTATGGTTATTGGACTTAATACTTTTGCTTTAGTTTTAGGCGCAACTGGAATACTTGCTCCAATTTACGCATCTGTTTTACATAATTCAACAACTATACTTGTTGTTTTGAATTCACTAAAACTATTAAAGTATGATATAAAAACTAATTAG
- a CDS encoding HMA2 domain-containing protein — protein sequence MFKNILKKTYLMFNKVKVVHSIPGRIRLLIPSLDKFPEQMKKHEHYITAIIKLKNGIKSVEYSYLTSKVLIEYDKDKLKEQDIVDWLNKIWKIIVDNEDVYQGMSVDDVDKNVKRFFEMLKSELEGR from the coding sequence ATGTTTAAAAATATATTGAAAAAAACTTATTTGATGTTTAATAAGGTTAAAGTTGTACATAGTATTCCTGGTAGAATAAGACTTCTTATCCCTTCACTTGATAAATTTCCTGAACAGATGAAAAAACATGAGCATTATATAACTGCCATCATAAAATTAAAAAATGGTATAAAATCTGTTGAGTATTCATATTTAACAAGTAAAGTTTTAATAGAATATGATAAAGATAAATTAAAGGAACAAGATATAGTTGACTGGTTAAATAAAATTTGGAAAATCATAGTTGACAATGAAGATGTTTATCAAGGAATGTCAGTTGATGATGTTGACAAAAATGTAAAAAGATTTTTTGAAATGTTAAAGAGTGAATTAGAAGGGAGATAA
- a CDS encoding HMA2 domain-containing protein has translation MKDKMLLPNFYGIFEVKSLTKNRLRIEIDKLKNNREEINELTENLKKISVIKNFKIVQSLGSLTVEFDDSQIDAQFMLGIILKLLNLDDELLKDRKGKIKDTFLNLGKLADITVYNKTKGLFDAKTLAGTMLLIYGIKKFKNEMFLPSGATLIWWAYRLLSKKGV, from the coding sequence ATGAAAGATAAAATGTTATTACCTAATTTCTATGGAATTTTTGAAGTAAAGAGTCTTACTAAAAATAGACTTAGAATAGAAATTGATAAATTAAAAAATAATAGAGAAGAAATTAATGAATTAACAGAAAATCTAAAAAAAATCTCTGTTATAAAAAACTTTAAAATTGTTCAAAGTCTTGGAAGTTTAACTGTTGAATTTGATGATTCTCAAATTGATGCTCAATTTATGTTAGGAATTATTTTAAAATTATTAAATTTAGATGATGAACTTTTAAAAGATAGAAAAGGGAAAATAAAGGATACTTTTTTAAATCTAGGAAAACTAGCTGATATAACTGTATATAATAAAACTAAGGGCTTATTTGATGCTAAAACATTAGCAGGAACAATGCTTTTAATTTATGGGATAAAAAAGTTTAAAAATGAAATGTTCCTACCAAGTGGAGCTACTTTAATTTGGTGGGCATATAGACTTTTATCAAAAAAAGGAGTTTAA
- a CDS encoding basic amino acid ABC transporter substrate-binding protein codes for MKKIITILMLILSTLSFATKKLYVGTNAEFKPYEYLENNKMVGFDIELMELLGKELGYEIKWQDMSFDGLLPALQMKKIDAVIAGMSATPEREKAVSFSIPYIFFEGGHSVIVNNKSTFKKKEDLKGKTIGVQLGSIQEQFAKDNGSVPKLYNNFTEALLDLQNQKIDAVIIAEVSANEYLKTMKGIKKIDTIKDKLPNASIAFRKVDSKLAKEFSDAILKLKNSPEYAKLVKKYFPEHYDNFIANQKKK; via the coding sequence ATGAAAAAAATAATCACTATATTAATGTTAATCTTATCTACTTTATCTTTTGCTACTAAAAAATTATATGTAGGAACAAATGCTGAATTTAAACCTTATGAATATCTTGAAAATAATAAAATGGTAGGTTTTGATATTGAATTAATGGAATTACTTGGAAAAGAATTAGGTTATGAAATTAAATGGCAAGATATGAGTTTTGATGGTTTACTACCTGCCCTTCAAATGAAAAAAATTGATGCTGTTATAGCTGGAATGTCTGCAACTCCTGAAAGAGAAAAAGCTGTATCTTTCTCTATACCTTATATATTCTTTGAAGGAGGACATTCTGTTATAGTTAATAATAAAAGTACTTTCAAGAAAAAAGAAGATTTAAAAGGGAAAACTATTGGGGTACAACTTGGAAGTATTCAAGAACAATTTGCTAAGGATAATGGTTCTGTTCCTAAACTATATAATAACTTTACAGAAGCTTTATTAGATTTACAAAATCAAAAAATTGATGCTGTTATAATTGCAGAAGTTTCTGCTAATGAATATTTAAAGACTATGAAAGGAATTAAAAAGATTGATACAATAAAAGATAAATTACCTAATGCTTCTATTGCTTTTAGAAAAGTAGATTCTAAACTTGCAAAAGAATTTTCAGATGCTATTTTAAAATTAAAAAATAGCCCTGAATATGCTAAACTTGTTAAAAAATATTTCCCAGAACACTATGATAACTTTATAGCAAATCAAAAGAAAAAATAA
- a CDS encoding M20 family metallopeptidase, with protein MESKKEILSELFDKYRNELKDLNEYLYNNPELGLQEYKACTAHTNILKKYGFELEKGFANLETAYKASYKKGNGPRIAILAEYDALPKIGHGCGHNAYGVTSIASAILVKELMQKLDLQGEILVIGTPAEETNGAKVDMAKLGIFNDIDIAMSVHPCGETHFRSGKSHAMEALQFTFKGKTAHAAASPHEGINALDGILNLFNSINALRQQILPSARIHGIISKGGEAANIIPDLAIANFYVRAETLDYLKELVERVKNCAKGAALASGTKLEITNYETSFANLVTNKKLMELYEKNLRTLGVTDIRDREGFGSTDMGDVSQCCPTIHPNFPLTTKHLVGHTIEFATATIQEEAYKGMKEACLAMALSCLDIFEKSEILKEIKEEFYQTFKK; from the coding sequence ATGGAGAGTAAAAAGGAAATTTTATCAGAGCTTTTTGATAAATATAGGAATGAACTAAAAGATTTAAATGAATATCTCTATAATAATCCAGAACTAGGCTTGCAAGAATATAAAGCCTGTACAGCTCACACAAATATTTTAAAAAAATATGGTTTTGAGCTTGAAAAAGGCTTTGCTAATTTAGAAACAGCTTATAAAGCAAGTTATAAAAAAGGAAATGGTCCAAGAATTGCTATTCTTGCTGAATATGATGCACTACCTAAAATTGGGCATGGTTGTGGACATAATGCTTATGGGGTTACAAGTATTGCAAGTGCCATTTTAGTAAAAGAATTAATGCAAAAATTAGATTTACAAGGAGAGATTTTGGTTATTGGAACACCTGCTGAGGAAACAAATGGTGCTAAAGTTGATATGGCTAAACTTGGTATTTTTAATGATATTGATATAGCTATGTCAGTTCATCCTTGTGGTGAAACACATTTTAGAAGTGGAAAATCACATGCAATGGAAGCTCTTCAATTTACTTTTAAAGGAAAAACTGCTCATGCAGCTGCTTCTCCTCATGAAGGAATAAATGCACTTGATGGTATTTTAAACTTATTTAATTCTATTAATGCTTTAAGGCAACAAATTTTACCTTCTGCAAGAATACATGGAATTATTTCTAAAGGTGGAGAAGCTGCTAATATAATTCCAGATTTAGCTATTGCTAATTTTTATGTTAGGGCAGAAACACTTGATTATTTGAAAGAATTAGTTGAAAGAGTTAAAAATTGTGCTAAGGGGGCAGCTCTTGCAAGTGGTACTAAACTTGAAATAACAAATTATGAAACAAGCTTTGCTAATCTTGTAACAAATAAAAAACTGATGGAGCTATATGAAAAAAATTTAAGAACTTTAGGAGTTACAGATATAAGAGATAGAGAGGGCTTTGGTTCAACAGATATGGGAGATGTAAGTCAATGTTGTCCAACTATTCACCCTAATTTCCCATTAACTACTAAACATCTAGTAGGACATACTATTGAATTTGCAACTGCAACTATTCAAGAAGAAGCATACAAGGGAATGAAAGAAGCTTGTTTAGCAATGGCTCTATCTTGCCTTGATATATTTGAAAAATCAGAAATCTTAAAAGAAATTAAGGAAGAATTTTATCAAACATTTAAAAAATAA
- the nikA gene encoding nickel ABC transporter substrate-binding protein: protein MMMSLLVVACGVDKSEGEKTANEVVKDEIVYANFRDIRDLNPHNYAGELYAQNILYEGLVKISPKGEIVPSLAENWEISEDGKEYTFHLRKGVLFSDGEKFDANAVKANFDAIMDNKDRHGWLESVRLFNKFEVVDENTFKIYLNEPYFPMMIELGVIRPFRFVSPKAFKNGTTKDGVNEYIGTGPYVLKQNTVDQEAIFEVNEKYWEEKPKVKIIRVKVIPDGQTRALALEKGEIDLLFGKNMIDAETMEKFSTMKGFETKMSEPLSTRMMIVNTTKGALQDKNVRKAIQHVLDKKAISESIFGGSELPADYLLAKTVKYADVDTVVYDYSLEEAGKLLDEAGWKLDANGKPLTIKLNYNNSSVSEKSISEYFQQQLAKIGVDLVINGEEEQSYRDDMKAGNFEISFNISWGAPYDPQSFFGGMRMPAVYGDYAAQEGLADKETIRNNIYEGLITTSEEKRQELFADVLKKLADEAVYIPLTYERNRAIYKSELKGVDFEISAYEVPFYNMYY, encoded by the coding sequence ATGATGATGTCATTGTTAGTTGTTGCTTGTGGTGTAGATAAATCAGAAGGTGAAAAGACTGCTAATGAAGTAGTAAAAGATGAAATAGTATATGCTAATTTCAGAGATATTAGAGATTTAAATCCACATAACTATGCTGGGGAATTATATGCACAAAATATTTTATATGAAGGCTTAGTAAAAATTAGTCCAAAAGGTGAAATTGTTCCTTCATTAGCAGAAAATTGGGAAATCTCAGAAGATGGTAAAGAATATACTTTTCATCTAAGAAAAGGTGTTTTGTTCTCTGATGGAGAAAAATTTGATGCTAATGCAGTTAAAGCAAACTTTGATGCAATTATGGATAATAAAGATAGACATGGTTGGCTTGAAAGTGTAAGACTTTTTAATAAATTTGAAGTTGTAGATGAAAATACTTTTAAAATTTATTTAAATGAACCTTACTTCCCAATGATGATAGAACTTGGAGTTATAAGACCATTTAGATTTGTTTCTCCAAAAGCATTTAAAAATGGAACAACAAAAGATGGAGTAAATGAATATATTGGTACAGGACCTTATGTTTTAAAACAAAATACAGTAGATCAAGAAGCAATATTTGAAGTAAATGAAAAATATTGGGAAGAAAAACCAAAAGTAAAAATAATTAGAGTTAAAGTTATTCCTGATGGGCAAACAAGAGCTTTAGCACTTGAAAAAGGTGAAATAGATTTATTATTTGGAAAAAATATGATAGATGCTGAAACTATGGAGAAATTTTCTACAATGAAAGGTTTTGAAACTAAAATGTCAGAACCACTTTCTACAAGAATGATGATAGTAAATACAACTAAAGGAGCTTTACAAGATAAAAATGTTAGAAAAGCAATACAACATGTTTTAGATAAAAAAGCTATATCTGAAAGTATATTTGGTGGTTCAGAACTCCCAGCAGATTATCTTCTTGCAAAAACTGTAAAATATGCAGATGTTGACACAGTAGTTTATGATTATTCATTAGAAGAAGCAGGAAAATTATTAGATGAAGCTGGTTGGAAATTAGATGCTAATGGAAAACCATTAACTATAAAATTAAATTATAATAATAGTAGTGTAAGCGAAAAATCTATATCTGAATACTTCCAACAACAATTAGCTAAAATTGGAGTAGATTTAGTTATAAATGGTGAAGAAGAACAATCTTATAGAGATGATATGAAAGCAGGAAACTTTGAAATATCATTTAATATTTCTTGGGGAGCTCCTTATGACCCTCAATCATTCTTTGGTGGTATGAGAATGCCAGCTGTTTATGGAGATTATGCAGCACAAGAAGGATTAGCAGATAAAGAAACTATACGTAATAATATTTATGAAGGACTAATTACTACAAGTGAAGAAAAAAGACAAGAATTATTTGCAGATGTATTGAAAAAACTAGCTGATGAAGCAGTTTATATTCCTTTAACTTATGAAAGAAATAGAGCAATCTATAAATCAGAATTAAAAGGAGTAGACTTTGAAATATCTGCTTATGAAGTACCATTCTATAATATGTATTATTAA
- a CDS encoding ABC transporter permease subunit, translating into MQLRKIVFFDRVTRTIVFIGTAIPDYWLSLILLSIFSIKLNLFPVSGIGSFSNYILPAFALSMSYISTYIRLIINNMIETMGEDYIYYAEIIL; encoded by the coding sequence GTGCAGTTAAGAAAAATAGTTTTTTTTGACAGAGTAACAAGAACTATTGTTTTTATAGGAACAGCCATACCTGATTACTGGTTATCACTTATTTTGCTTTCAATATTTTCAATAAAATTAAATCTATTTCCAGTTAGTGGAATAGGTTCGTTTTCTAACTATATTTTACCAGCTTTTGCATTGAGTATGTCATATATTTCAACATATATAAGACTTATTATAAATAATATGATAGAAACTATGGGTGAAGACTATATTTACTATGCAGAGATTATCCTTTAA
- the opp1C gene encoding nickel/cobalt ABC transporter permease: MIKKILKDKLVILCLLILFIIILLGIFAPYITKYNPVEGDIIKKFAKPSAEHWLGTDYLGRDTFTRLIYGVRTTLFLAILTMVPTIIIGLTVGLVSGYFRGILDEILMRFCDIMMSFPSQVMILAIVGALGVGIRNVIIANVVVKWMWYARMIRGNVIKQNNKNYILFSKITGASPFYIFRKHIIPAILPELIILITLDIGWVILSISSLSFLGLGVQAPTAKWGAMLNEAKNVIQTRPGQMLVPGIAILTVVTIFNLLGDSFRDIFDTKEADK; the protein is encoded by the coding sequence GTGATAAAAAAGATATTAAAAGATAAATTAGTAATATTATGCTTATTAATATTATTTATAATTATATTGCTTGGAATATTTGCACCTTATATAACAAAATACAATCCAGTTGAAGGAGATATAATTAAAAAATTTGCAAAACCTTCTGCTGAACATTGGTTAGGAACTGACTACTTAGGTAGGGATACATTTACAAGACTTATTTATGGAGTAAGAACAACTTTATTCTTAGCAATTTTAACTATGGTACCTACTATTATAATTGGACTTACAGTAGGCTTAGTTTCAGGATATTTTAGGGGAATACTTGATGAAATTTTAATGAGATTTTGTGATATAATGATGTCTTTTCCAAGCCAAGTTATGATACTAGCAATAGTTGGAGCTTTAGGTGTTGGAATTAGAAATGTTATTATAGCCAATGTGGTTGTTAAGTGGATGTGGTATGCAAGAATGATAAGGGGTAATGTTATAAAACAAAATAATAAAAATTATATATTATTCTCAAAAATAACAGGAGCAAGTCCTTTTTATATTTTTAGAAAACATATAATTCCTGCAATTTTACCAGAATTAATAATTCTTATAACATTAGATATTGGTTGGGTAATTTTAAGTATTTCAAGTCTTTCATTCTTGGGATTGGGAGTTCAAGCACCAACTGCAAAATGGGGAGCAATGCTTAATGAAGCTAAAAATGTTATTCAAACAAGACCAGGACAAATGTTAGTACCAGGTATTGCAATACTTACAGTTGTTACGATATTCAACTTATTAGGAGATTCTTTTCGTGATATTTTTGATACTAAGGAGGCTGATAAATAA
- a CDS encoding ABC transporter ATP-binding protein has protein sequence MLLEVKNLSVKIKKSGKEIVKNISFNMEENTCLGILGESGSGKSMTCKSILGILKENLEASGEIIFGGRNLLTLKKEESRNIRGKEICMILQNPMTSFDPLYTIENQLLETFLEHLNINRDEAYKLAVESLEKMRLKDIEEVLKKYPHELSGGMLQRIMIAVAIALKPKLIIADEPTTAIDSLNQKDIIDEFIILKKELNVSLLFVTHDLGVLTNLADNLIVMQNGEIVEKGTTKEIMTNAKHEHTKFLIGTRRALMEKFKKVKEYDK, from the coding sequence ATGTTATTAGAAGTTAAAAATTTATCAGTTAAGATAAAAAAATCAGGAAAAGAAATAGTTAAAAATATAAGTTTTAATATGGAAGAAAATACTTGTTTAGGAATACTAGGTGAAAGTGGAAGTGGAAAGAGTATGACTTGTAAGTCTATACTTGGAATCTTAAAAGAAAATTTAGAAGCAAGTGGAGAAATAATATTTGGTGGAAGAAATTTACTAACTCTAAAAAAAGAAGAAAGCAGAAATATTAGAGGTAAGGAAATTTGTATGATACTTCAAAATCCTATGACTTCTTTTGATCCACTGTATACTATTGAAAATCAACTTTTAGAAACTTTTTTAGAGCATCTAAATATTAACAGAGATGAAGCCTATAAACTAGCAGTGGAATCTTTAGAAAAAATGAGATTAAAAGATATTGAAGAAGTTTTAAAAAAATATCCTCATGAATTAAGTGGAGGAATGCTACAAAGGATAATGATAGCTGTTGCAATAGCATTAAAGCCAAAATTAATAATTGCAGATGAGCCAACAACTGCTATTGATTCTTTGAATCAAAAAGATATCATAGATGAATTTATAATCTTGAAAAAAGAGTTAAATGTTTCTCTTTTGTTTGTAACACATGATTTAGGAGTACTTACAAATTTAGCAGATAATTTAATAGTTATGCAAAATGGCGAAATTGTTGAAAAGGGAACTACAAAAGAAATTATGACAAATGCCAAACATGAACATACAAAATTCTTGATAGGAACGAGAAGAGCTTTAATGGAAAAATTTAAAAAGGTGAAAGAATATGATAAATAA